In Setaria viridis chromosome 5, Setaria_viridis_v4.0, whole genome shotgun sequence, the genomic stretch TTTTAACATTAGGTAATAAGATGCTCTCATTTCAAGAATTATATGaaattattttatctttttagtACTAGCAACTAACTCTGAATAGCCATTAGCCCACCAACATGGCTAAGCAAGTAAAAACCACAGTATTCAGAATCATATTTAACTTCAGTACAAATATATAAGGTACCCTTATTCTCAACAGAAATAACATGGATCAACAGCATGCACATAATAACATGACATTGGTGATTAATATAACCTAATGGTAGTTTAGATAAGTCCATTTTCTTACCAGCAAAGTAATAGAATATACAATATAAACACGCTAAAGCTCTGATGTGCAACCATATACAATTCCAGTTGCTTGCTTCAGAACCCATGCAGTTTAATTTTGAGAAGGGTATTGATATAGTGCTACTTTTTATTTGGACTGATTGTAGAAAGGACCTTTAAACAGGACATACGTGAATCATAATGTTGCTAGCAAAAGTAGCAAAATGGTTAGGAAAAATGAGCATCTGGTTGTTGAAAGCATAAGGACATTAGTAGAAGTCTAAGTGATTTCTTATAATCGCCATCTCAAGCTAGCATCATTTGCACTAAAAGAATAAATCGTACCTCTTTTAGAGCCTCTTGACCACAGCACTGGCAGAACACAGCAAGATAAGCAACCTATCAAATTTGATTGCTTCCGAATTCTGAAGCTAAAAATGTTCCAAATTTTGTCCGAAAATAGCAAGTTCTTAGTGACTGCATACTTAAGCTAAGGACTAACTAACTTCAACATCCAAATGGATCACAATGTCACATTTTGTAGTATACTAGTATGCCACATTTTCTCCTCTATTAGTTGTACCAAAATCAAGTTCAGTGAACTGACAGACATGTGCATACAATGCAAGAGTCAAAATCTTTAACCAATCTTTCTCAAGACCTTTGGTAACTTACCAATAAATGGTATGTTACAGAACTAGAGCAGTACACAGGCAATACATTGACAAACACATTGACCAGGATTTCAATCAGAAATACCTAGAATTCTTTCTGATAAAAGGTTAGCAAACATGCACCAAAATTTAGCTAACACCTATTCTTCCCATTGTTGGTGTTCATGAGGCAACAAACAAAATTACATCAACTAACCATGGAACTATACATCTGACTGACAAGGATGTACCAAGTGAATCACCTGATGGCTGatggggaggtggagatggcagGGGAGTCCGAATCGGGCAAGTCCGCCGCCATAGGAACTTCATCAGGTCGTCATTGGCCGTAGGAACCGCGCCACCGTAAGATTTGCAAGAACTTTTGTAAGTGTGAGGTGAGGTgaaaagaggagaggagaaaccCTAGCATGGCAGGGAGAGGCTGGCGGAGGACTTACCCAAGCAGGCGGGAGGGTGGAGGCACGACAGGTCGTCGGAGACGAGCAGGAGGGAGGGCGATGGCGGAGGAGCGAGCGTATGCGGCGGCGGCATTCAACAGGGGAGACGGATGAGTCGGCGGTGGCGTTCGACGGGGGAGATGGACGAGTCAGCGGCGGGGCGGCAGAGGAGACGGGGGGCagcggcgaaggaggaggagacggggagCGGTAGCGAAGGAGGagacggggagcggcggcggcggaggagactgggggtggcggcggctttCTGGCGAGATAAGGAGATGCGGGGGAGACGGTGTCCTCGGGATGGGGACGGACGCCCGATGCCTTGAGGCCGGGAGCCGTTCCGCGCGGAAGATTGGGCTGAGACGGGCCGGACTTCCCCGCCTAGCAGGCTTCCAAAGACGCCGGTGAACTGACCCGTGGGAACTTTCCACGtgggccgccggcgcgcggaaACGGCCGGGAACCCGGCGGGGAATTGGGCTACCAAAGGGGCCCTAAGACTAGAAACGGAGGCCCAACTGCTCGAAGGTGACAGCGGGTTGTAGGATGGCCCCGCCACCGGAGACAAGGAAGACAGGTGGCAGTGTGAGCCTTCTGTGACCGCGCGGCGAGTAATACCGTCGGTGAAGCATTGAAGATGGATCGTTCGTGATACTctgagctactccctccatctcaaattatagattattttgtcttttctaaattcatagatttaactatgcacctagatatatgctatgttaTCAAAACTACCAATTTAGGATGGAGTAGATATAGGCTATGTTATCAAAACTAccaatttgggatagagggagtatcAGCTTTGCCAATTCATCACTAGGGAGTGGAGGACCCATGTATACACTATCAGCTGGTTGCCTGGGCTCCAGATCACCGATATATTTATATACGGATATATCGTCTTTTCTGGCTACAATCGTAGGACAAGCCCATCCATGGCGTCCTGCTCGTACGCTCTGTCCCCGTCACACGCGTGCGCCGCACGACGACGATCGACACGCTGGCAGCAAGATCAAAACCGAGGCCATGTTTAGCttcctcccaactcccaactttgacactatgcaaaaagaagattctccatcacatcaaacttgcggtacatgcatggagtactaaatgtagacgaaatcaaaaactaattgcacagttttgttgtactttacgagacgaatcttttgagcctaattagtcaatatttggacaataatttacaaatacaaacgaaacgctacagttgcgcatttatggcaaaatgccaattttgccacttccAAATTAGGAAGTGAACAAGGCCTGAGCCTTGTCTACGGTGTGCCTACCCGGACGCCCCTTCTGTAAAGTTTGTCCTGCGCaaggccggccgccggccgccgggagcATTGCATGGGCATGGAGCATATATGCCGACTGCTGACTAGTATGAGTGTGTCCGCGTCAGGCTCTGCAACCTCGGCGCCCGGCGGTCGTTGTTGCCGCTGTCCTCACCCGGTCAGTAGCCTGCGGGCGAGGGCAAGTGTGATTCTTCGTGTGGCGACAGGACACTGACAGTTGACGGATATGGATCACTCAGTTATCCAAAAAGAACATTTTTATATATTCAGTTATCGGGTCCGTCAGGGTACATGTGCGATCTGCTCGTGGCTTTGATCATGTTTGTTCGTGCGATCTCTGGCTACCGTTACAGACTTGCGAGTGGATGGACAGGGAAGATTATACGGCGGGATCATATAGGAGGCTTGTTCGTTTCGCCTTGCGGCTTTACCTATTGGTGTGTCGTGCGGTGCTAGAGGCACGTCGTATTCGCGCGCTTAGAAGTAGCTGGCCGGGTTCTCCAAGAAATCGGTGGCGTCCAGCGGGAACATGAAGTCCATCTCCGCCATGCCCATAGGAGAGTTGCTGGTGGAGGCGAGCTCCACGTCGTGATGAGGCGCGTCCCGGACCAGGCTCTCCGGCGTCGCCGGGGACACGAAAGGGGACGCGGTGAcacggacgccgacgccgccggcgtcgtcggcgcccCTCGCCGGCACGTTGGAGGGGAGCGAGAACGGCAGCACGGGCCCCGCTGCTTCTAACCccggggacggggaggccgtctgctccgcggcggcggcaggctgcGCCCGGGCCTGGGAGTGCTCCCCGCTCGCTGCTGCGGGGCGCGCCCCCTGGTTGCCGGAGGGGTGCGCGCCGGCGCCCTGCGCCTGGGCGCACGTGTGGGAGCCGTGGTACACGACGTCGAAGAGCAGCGGGTCGCCGTCCGTGCGCTGCACCTGCTTGCTCGCGTGGCAGCTCTGCGTGTGCCGGTGCGTGCACCGGAAGTAGGCTCTGCAGGAATTGGATCCAGTCTCCGAGATCAATTTCAGTAATCAAGAACAGGTCAGGGACGGTCATCATCGCCCGTACGCGCGGCTGAAAAAGTTGTACGGCTTTCTCGAGGCGAGCTAGttaggtggtggcggcgctgaCCTTGGGTACTTGGCGCCGAGGATGTCCTTCTGGCCATACTTCCTCCAGCTGAGGCCGTCGTCGAGGGGGGTGACGTGGACGGCGCTCACCCTCACCTGGGTGCTCCTTTTGGGAAGCGTCTTCCTGCGTTTTTTTCACCGGAATCGCACGTAAGTGAACCGTGCGTGCGCCAGTTTACTGCTACAATTAACCAATACTAGGCTTTCGTTCGCCGCCTTACCTCTTCTTGCACTGGCCTGCCGCATTGCCGCGGCCCCGGAAGTCGCCGCCCTGGTCCGACCCGGCGCTGCGCGGGCTGCCATCCCCACCCGACGGCGGCGACTCCGGCTGCCCGCCACGTCCGTCGGCGCAGGACGACATGGCCATGTGCACGGCCCGGTCGATGGAGTCGCGCATGGTGCACACGAGCGCCCGGCACCGCAGGtcccctccggccgccgcgccgccgacaccgccctgctgctgctggcccgCCATGTGCTCCTCGAGCTGCCTCACCATCTCCAGCACCCGCACCAGCTCCGACACCAGGGCGCACTTCTCTTCCGACATGATGCCCTCCATCGCAGCTAAGCTCTCGCTAGCTCACTCCCTCACCGCTGCGTGCCGCAGGcacctcgctcgctcgctcactCTTCGGTGCTGTTAGTTCATACGTGTTGTCTTGGCGGCTGGATATGATTGTCGTCGAGAGGTGATGATGTGTGAGCCGGAGTGTAGAACGGGAGAGTGGGTGGTTCTTATAGAGGAGGCTGAGGCCTGAGAGGCATCAGTATCTGAGCTCGACTGTCAGGTGGAAGAGTATGAACTTTGACTGGACCAAACGGAAAGGGTGATTTTCCGAGGGGTTTAAAAGGACCTGTGTGTACCACTCACTAAAACATTCAAAGGTTTTGAATTGGACCGGTCTTTGGTCATGGGACTGGCCACTGAGATGTTGAGATGGATGTTGCTAGTCCGGTTCACACTTTGACCGATTCCCCCTCACCTCAGCTGGATCGCTCTTTCGATGTTAGTGGTGCAGATGGTGCTTCTGCCCCCCTACTGATGGTTAGGAGTAATTACCTATTCTCCCTTTCACTACTCAAAATGCAGTTTCTTACTGTCGATATATAGGATTTTTAACGTGCGGACGACCTTTTCTTCATGGtttgggattttttttagaCCGTTCGTGGTTTGGGGGTTAAAAGGAGGCGTTTGGCTGCTGCCGCGGCGCGTGTAGAAGCCTCCATGGCACGCCTACACTATGGCACGAACCAAACACAACTTTAGCACTTACAGTTACTGGGCTTAGAGGGATGGATACTGTCGGTATTttaactcggcaacctacctagAGAATATCTGAGGTAGAGTTTGAGGTAgagtttttggttggtgggtgtcgccgaaatcaagagcttgatggtgtacgtaggcacacgATTtggacaggttcgagccgctagatcgcgtaatactctacgtcctgttCGTTGTTTGCTCGTATTCGATcgaacttgttttgagggggtccctgcccgccttTATACACTGGGAGAGCAGTGTTACAGGGTAGTTGTCGTAtaggagtactagtcggattcgactagggagttctactctaactcggaGGAGTAGTTTTCATATCTTCGACTAGTCCCCTGaagtccatgtagactacgccaccttgtaccgtagtctccatgaCTTGATATGATTCGGTGTACATCTCCTGGTGTGAGTCCGTACAGGtcttctggtggacccataaGTGTATGGCTGACAGATACGGCAACATGCCTTCCTGATAACGGTGGATGAAACACGAGGACGCTATTAGTATTAGGTGGGAAAAGTGCTAACTCCCCTCCCCCGTATCATTCTCCTGGTGACACCGAGGCAATccacgcagctgctgctgccatcGCCGTCGAAGCCAGGGGCTGCGtgcttccccttcctctcctacCGTTGTATACAGCCCAGGTCGCTTGGTCGAGCTACTACCATTGTTGTGTGGCATCTGGTACACCGTTGCCGAATTCACCCATTATCAGCAAGAGCCCGTCCGCACCCTAGGGCGACCTCCTCTATCGCACTACTAATTGACCACCTCCACGACTCCTTCAGCCCGTGGTGTTGGTGTGGGCCCACCTCCCCTGACCTTCTCCTAGCCTGAATTCGCGCATTCTGGCTTGGAGCAACTCTACTCTTG encodes the following:
- the LOC117855906 gene encoding uncharacterized protein, which translates into the protein MEGIMSEEKCALVSELVRVLEMVRQLEEHMAGQQQQGGVGGAAAGGDLRCRALVCTMRDSIDRAVHMAMSSCADGRGGQPESPPSGGDGSPRSAGSDQGGDFRGRGNAAGQCKKRKTLPKRSTQVRVSAVHVTPLDDGLSWRKYGQKDILGAKYPRAYFRCTHRHTQSCHASKQVQRTDGDPLLFDVVYHGSHTCAQAQGAGAHPSGNQGARPAAASGEHSQARAQPAAAAEQTASPSPGLEAAGPVLPFSLPSNVPARGADDAGGVGVRVTASPFVSPATPESLVRDAPHHDVELASTSNSPMGMAEMDFMFPLDATDFLENPASYF